The sequence below is a genomic window from Myxosarcina sp. GI1.
AAAGATTTTTAACTCAGAATTAGATTAGTTAAGGTAGTACTGTAGGGCTAAAACCTAGTTAGATTAGGTTAAATAGATTTTCTATGAGGGGTAAGGTACGAGTATTTTTGACCAAAAGTGCGGGTATTTTCAATGGCGGAGTATGGTCAGGAAACGCACAAGTTGCAAGTCAATCTAGAAGCTGGTTTTGGTGCTTGCTTTGTGTCGATTATGAAGAGTCGAACTTGTACTCACACTTATGCTGTAAGAATAGAAAAGATAGGTAAGCGCGATCGCACCACTCATCCCGTTAAATTATCGTCTATTGTCTGTTACTATCTGACAACATCCAAATAAAGAGGTTCTCTTATACTCCCTGGTTCTTTGATGCGATCTAAGACGAGGATACCTTTGACTGTTTTAGGTAGTGCAGTGACTAATCTCTAAGCATCAAGATGATAGAAAAGTACTTTGAAAACCTCTATTGCTGTTGTTGTTTGATGGAGGAAATCGAAGGCTTTATAGGAGCAATTATCTGCCCATTTTTCTAAAGAGAGTCTTTACTGGATTTGATTTGGTTTTGTCTTTCTAATTTTTTGAGTAAATAGAAACTCATACATCCTTGCGGCAGTATTCCCAGTAAAATGAAGCCTAAACCTAAAAGTAGAGAGAGCATAATTATTCACCTTGTAGTTTGCTAATTCATATCTAACTGGCGATATCTTGGTTCCAGCAATTGTGAAGCATTTGCACTAACTCTGGAGTTTTAGCGGTAGATTGCTGAATTGTTTGATGAACTAGTATGGCAATATTTACATCTTTAACTTCGACCCAAATATTACCATCACGGGTACGCCAACAGGGTATATCTAATTCTTGTAGGCGTTGGTAAGCAATCTGCTTGGCATAATCGGAAATTTCAACGATAGGTACGACGATGACGTTGGCAAATGTCGAGCTACATTCATTGTCTTTACCCTCTTTTCCTATTTTGTGTTCGGGAAAAATATCAAAATTGGTAAAAAACCACCACAAGAAAGCTAAAAAGCGCGGCAATAAAGGTATTTGCTTCCGTTCTAACCAACAAACAAACTGAGAAAACAGCAAACTGCAACAACCTGGTTTAGCTGTCAAACCTTCTAACCAGTTTCGTTTGGCCGAACCGCGATCGTATTTTTGACGTAACTTAATAAGTGCTGTATGCCATTGATGAACGATTAGATTTATATTTTCTCCCCGTTGAAGAGCAAAAAAAGTCGTTTTTCCCAATCGTCGGAAGTGAAATTTTTGGTCGAAAGGCTTTTGCATTACTCTGTCTCAAAA
It includes:
- a CDS encoding Asr1405/Asl0597 family protein; the protein is MQKPFDQKFHFRRLGKTTFFALQRGENINLIVHQWHTALIKLRQKYDRGSAKRNWLEGLTAKPGCCSLLFSQFVCWLERKQIPLLPRFLAFLWWFFTNFDIFPEHKIGKEGKDNECSSTFANVIVVPIVEISDYAKQIAYQRLQELDIPCWRTRDGNIWVEVKDVNIAILVHQTIQQSTAKTPELVQMLHNCWNQDIAS